One genomic region from bacterium encodes:
- a CDS encoding peptidylprolyl isomerase has protein sequence MQVAKDSVVSIHYTLKDDSGQVLDSSDGRGPLDYIQGASQIIQGLEKALEGKKAGDELSVVIEPEDGYGARDESMVYEVPPSEFEAMEDIQVGMQFRVGTDQGAMIMTVAGVEEDMITLDGNHPLADVRLSFDVSVVSVREATAEEIAAANHEHGAGCGC, from the coding sequence ATGCAGGTGGCAAAGGACAGCGTCGTGTCCATTCACTACACTCTGAAAGACGATTCAGGCCAGGTGCTCGACAGTTCCGATGGCCGCGGCCCTCTCGATTATATCCAGGGTGCCAGCCAGATCATCCAGGGACTGGAGAAAGCCCTGGAGGGAAAAAAAGCAGGTGACGAGCTTTCCGTTGTCATCGAACCGGAGGACGGATACGGTGCGAGGGACGAATCGATGGTCTACGAGGTGCCCCCCTCCGAGTTCGAAGCCATGGAAGATATCCAGGTCGGAATGCAGTTCAGGGTCGGCACGGACCAGGGTGCCATGATCATGACCGTGGCCGGCGTCGAGGAAGACATGATAACCCTGGACGGCAACCATCCCCTGGCCGATGTGCGCCTGTCCTTCGATGTTTCGGTAGTCAGTGTCCGCGAGGCCACCGCCGAAGAGATTGCCGCGGCCAATCACGAGCACGGGGCTGGATGCGGCTGTTAA
- a CDS encoding NADH-quinone oxidoreductase subunit N gives MLSILFPDFRVIAPELILTLTAFTVILWDLIIRTKRHLDSVIIATVGSLAALLVAWLSRHLNVSTFGDAVILDPFATFFKITFLLGLILCIALSLRYMKAGGSKDHSEYYALLCLATVGMMVMAIGHELITIFLGLELLSMSLYILAGFFRKDSLSNEASIKYFMLGSFATCILLFGMSYVYGVSGSTHLKVIGATLAAHPETLGDKALMVGLLMVLVGFGFKISVVPFHQWTPDVYQGAPTPVTAFMSAGPKAAGLAALIRILMEAMPRMAHEWELVVSILAVLTMTLGNLAALAQTNMKRMLAYSSIAHVGYILIGLVASVGGSGDRAISGVMFYLLAYTFMNIGAFGILVFLGREGMPNDDLDDFAGLARRSPGAALAMLIFLFSLAGIPPTAGFAAKLSIFYAAFQGGYYVLVILGILNSAVAAYYYLRVVMIMYMREPERELPAAATSPLLWAGIALALLGTILLGVLPGDVLEAARVSAAILL, from the coding sequence ATGCTGAGCATCCTATTCCCCGATTTCAGGGTCATTGCACCGGAGCTGATCCTCACCCTGACCGCCTTCACGGTCATCTTGTGGGATCTGATCATCCGGACGAAACGCCACCTGGATTCGGTCATCATCGCCACTGTCGGCTCGCTGGCGGCACTGCTCGTGGCCTGGCTGTCGCGGCACCTGAACGTGTCCACTTTCGGCGACGCCGTCATCCTCGACCCCTTCGCCACCTTTTTCAAGATCACCTTCCTGCTGGGGCTCATCCTGTGCATCGCCCTGTCTCTCCGGTACATGAAAGCGGGAGGGTCCAAAGACCACTCCGAGTACTACGCCCTGCTTTGCCTGGCCACGGTGGGGATGATGGTCATGGCCATCGGACACGAACTCATCACGATCTTCCTGGGGCTCGAGCTCCTTTCCATGTCCCTTTATATCCTGGCCGGGTTCTTCCGCAAGGATTCCCTGAGCAACGAGGCCTCCATCAAGTACTTCATGCTTGGATCTTTCGCCACCTGCATCCTCCTGTTCGGGATGTCCTACGTTTACGGTGTCAGCGGGTCGACCCACCTCAAGGTCATCGGCGCGACCCTGGCCGCTCACCCCGAGACCCTGGGCGACAAGGCGCTCATGGTCGGACTGCTCATGGTGCTGGTCGGCTTCGGGTTCAAGATCTCAGTGGTGCCGTTCCACCAGTGGACCCCTGACGTTTACCAGGGCGCTCCCACCCCGGTGACGGCGTTCATGTCGGCCGGCCCCAAGGCGGCAGGTCTTGCCGCGCTCATCCGGATCCTCATGGAGGCCATGCCCCGGATGGCGCATGAGTGGGAGCTGGTCGTTTCCATCCTTGCTGTCCTGACCATGACGCTGGGCAACCTGGCCGCCCTGGCCCAGACCAACATGAAACGGATGCTCGCCTACTCCTCCATCGCCCACGTGGGCTATATCCTCATCGGTCTGGTGGCTTCGGTGGGCGGCAGCGGCGACCGGGCGATCTCCGGTGTCATGTTCTACCTCCTCGCCTACACCTTCATGAACATCGGTGCTTTCGGCATCCTCGTTTTCCTCGGAAGGGAGGGGATGCCCAACGATGACCTGGACGATTTCGCCGGGCTGGCGAGGCGATCTCCCGGTGCCGCACTGGCCATGCTCATCTTCCTGTTCTCTCTGGCCGGTATCCCGCCGACAGCGGGGTTTGCCGCCAAGCTGTCCATCTTCTACGCGGCTTTCCAGGGCGGCTATTACGTCCTGGTCATCCTCGGTATCCTCAACAGCGCAGTGGCCGCCTACTATTACCTGCGGGTCGTGATGATCATGTACATGAGGGAACCGGAACGCGAACTGCCTGCCGCCGCAACTTCGCCCCTCCTCTGGGCAGGGATCGCCCTGGCTCTTTTGGGTACGATCCTGCTGGGTGTGCTCCCGGGCGATGTCCTGGAAGCGGCGCGGGTGTCGGCTGCCATACTTCTTTGA
- a CDS encoding NADH-quinone oxidoreductase subunit M: MSELNFPILSLITYIPALGAILMALLVPGRNAGAIRKVALGIALADFAASLFLLPLFKLGVPGFQLMERIDWIDGLGIQYLMGVDGISLLLVLLTTLLGVLVVLSSFTAITDRVKEYMVCLLILQTGMLGVFFSLDIVLFYVFWEVMLIPMVLLIGVWGGKRRIYAAVKFFLYTLVGSLFMLIGFLAIYFTNAAATGIYTFDLVKLLDGSLPEGIQFWAFWALFLGFAIKVPLFPFHTWLPDAHVEAPTAGSVILAGVLLKMGTYGFVRFSLPLLPDASVKAIPVIGVLAVVGIIYGALVAWVQPDVKKLVAYSSVSHLGFVMLGLFTMTFQGIQGGVLQMINHGLSTGALFLLVGVLYERRHTRMLDDFGGLTAKMPVFAVFLGIATFSSIGLPGLNGFIGEFLILLGVFKAGMYVFGALAATGVILGAVYMLHMYQKVMFGEITHEENRNIKDMNFREILVLAPIIVLIFWIGLYPQPFLRVMEPAVDDLVTRLNVGSVESDRSHTVLELITSGTEGEIATLTVAPRTSHGTDE, from the coding sequence ATGAGTGAACTGAATTTTCCCATACTATCTCTGATCACCTACATCCCGGCACTCGGCGCTATCCTGATGGCCCTGCTGGTGCCGGGCCGAAACGCCGGCGCCATCCGGAAGGTGGCCCTCGGGATCGCCCTGGCGGACTTCGCCGCGTCCCTGTTCCTGCTCCCCCTTTTCAAACTGGGTGTGCCGGGCTTCCAGCTCATGGAGCGGATCGACTGGATCGACGGCCTGGGCATCCAGTATCTCATGGGGGTGGACGGGATAAGCCTCCTGCTGGTCCTCCTCACGACCCTCCTCGGTGTCCTGGTGGTGCTGTCCTCCTTTACCGCCATCACCGACAGGGTCAAGGAGTACATGGTCTGTCTGCTGATCCTCCAGACCGGCATGCTGGGGGTCTTTTTCTCCCTGGACATCGTCCTTTTCTACGTGTTCTGGGAAGTGATGCTCATCCCAATGGTTCTGCTCATCGGTGTCTGGGGGGGCAAGAGAAGGATCTACGCGGCGGTCAAGTTCTTCCTCTACACCCTTGTGGGCAGCCTGTTCATGCTCATCGGTTTTCTCGCCATCTATTTCACCAACGCGGCCGCAACAGGCATTTACACCTTCGATCTTGTAAAATTGCTTGACGGCTCATTGCCCGAGGGGATCCAGTTCTGGGCTTTCTGGGCGCTGTTTCTGGGTTTCGCCATCAAGGTTCCCCTCTTCCCGTTCCACACATGGCTTCCTGACGCCCACGTCGAGGCTCCCACGGCCGGATCCGTCATCCTGGCCGGCGTCCTTCTCAAGATGGGGACCTACGGCTTCGTCCGGTTCTCCCTGCCCCTGCTCCCCGACGCCTCGGTCAAAGCGATCCCCGTCATCGGAGTCCTCGCCGTTGTGGGCATCATCTACGGAGCTCTGGTGGCCTGGGTCCAGCCGGATGTCAAGAAACTGGTCGCCTACAGCTCCGTGAGCCACCTCGGGTTCGTCATGCTGGGCCTTTTCACAATGACGTTCCAGGGGATCCAGGGGGGCGTTCTCCAGATGATCAACCACGGTCTTTCCACCGGGGCGTTGTTCCTCCTGGTAGGAGTCCTTTACGAGCGCCGCCACACCAGGATGCTGGACGATTTCGGAGGCCTGACGGCGAAAATGCCGGTTTTCGCGGTGTTCCTCGGCATCGCCACCTTCTCATCCATCGGCCTTCCGGGCCTGAACGGGTTCATCGGGGAGTTTTTGATCCTCCTGGGCGTCTTCAAGGCCGGCATGTACGTGTTCGGTGCTCTGGCTGCCACCGGCGTCATCCTGGGAGCGGTCTACATGCTTCACATGTACCAGAAGGTCATGTTCGGTGAGATCACGCACGAGGAGAACAGGAATATCAAGGACATGAATTTCCGGGAGATCCTGGTCCTGGCGCCCATTATCGTCCTTATCTTCTGGATCGGCCTTTATCCCCAGCCGTTCCTGAGGGTCATGGAACCCGCTGTGGACGACCTGGTGACCCGGCTCAACGTGGGCTCAGTGGAAAGCGACAGGTCGCACACCGTACTTGAGCTGATTACATCAGGCACTGAGGGCGAGATCGCCACGCTGACTGTCGCGCCCCGGACGTCCCACGGAACTGACGAGTAA
- a CDS encoding DMT family transporter gives MSPLQPKSRGTLLMVTAVFVLSPDALLISLVGSDPWVLIFWRGLLTASTLTVAMICARGGRAFGEAMKLGAAGIVTGLFFGMSTISFVLSVRMTSAANTLVIIAAMPLFSAILTRVFTGEKVPGRTWAAVAAGFAGIAVVFSGSVTKGNPAGDLLALLTALLMASNFVIIRRNSHLNMIPAVILSGVLTSLVTAFISDPLSPGTGDILMLVVMGSVVLPIPLALMTVAPKLIPAAEVGLIMLLETFLGPFWVWLALGEKPPGETLLGGGILIATLALHAVAGLRKTDMGVSEYGGVGEKQTQGRGDTEENRCRNAVTRRRTDTKTQ, from the coding sequence ATGAGCCCCCTGCAGCCGAAATCCCGGGGAACCCTGCTCATGGTCACCGCGGTCTTCGTTTTGAGCCCCGACGCCCTCCTCATCTCCCTCGTGGGTTCAGACCCCTGGGTCCTGATCTTCTGGCGAGGACTTCTCACGGCGAGCACCCTGACGGTGGCCATGATATGCGCCCGCGGCGGCCGGGCTTTCGGGGAGGCCATGAAGCTCGGCGCGGCGGGGATCGTGACCGGGCTCTTTTTCGGCATGAGCACCATCTCCTTCGTCCTTTCGGTGCGCATGACGTCAGCCGCCAACACCCTTGTCATCATCGCCGCCATGCCCCTGTTCTCAGCCATCCTCACACGGGTTTTCACCGGTGAGAAGGTTCCGGGGAGGACCTGGGCCGCTGTGGCGGCGGGGTTTGCCGGTATCGCCGTGGTCTTTTCCGGGAGCGTCACAAAAGGAAACCCTGCCGGTGATCTTCTCGCCCTGCTGACGGCCCTGCTCATGGCGTCCAATTTCGTTATCATCCGGCGCAACAGCCACCTGAACATGATCCCCGCGGTGATCCTCAGCGGTGTGCTCACAAGCCTGGTGACCGCCTTCATCTCGGACCCACTCTCCCCTGGTACGGGCGATATCCTCATGCTGGTCGTCATGGGGTCGGTCGTTCTCCCTATCCCCCTTGCTCTCATGACAGTGGCGCCCAAGCTCATCCCAGCAGCGGAGGTGGGTCTCATCATGCTCCTGGAGACGTTCCTGGGACCGTTCTGGGTGTGGCTGGCTTTGGGGGAGAAACCACCCGGAGAGACCCTGCTGGGAGGAGGGATACTGATCGCAACGCTGGCATTGCACGCGGTGGCGGGACTGAGAAAAACAGATATGGGAGTATCGGAGTATGGGGGTGTGGGGGAAAAGCAGACGCAGGGACGCGGAGACACGGAGGAAAACCGATGCAGGAATGCGGTGACACGGAGAAGAACAGACACGAAAACGCAGTGA
- the nuoK gene encoding NADH-quinone oxidoreductase subunit NuoK, translating to MITLTHYLVLAVLLFVIGATGFLMRRNIIIILLSVELMLNAVNINLVAFSYFLKNPAGQVFVFFVMTIAAAEATLGLAIVVALYRNLETVFVDEINQLKG from the coding sequence ATGATCACCCTGACCCACTACCTCGTGCTCGCCGTACTCCTGTTCGTCATCGGGGCGACCGGCTTCCTCATGAGAAGGAACATCATCATCATCCTCCTGTCGGTGGAACTGATGCTCAACGCGGTGAACATCAACCTGGTGGCCTTCTCCTATTTCCTGAAGAACCCGGCCGGGCAGGTGTTCGTCTTCTTCGTCATGACCATCGCCGCCGCTGAGGCTACCCTGGGGCTGGCCATCGTGGTGGCCCTTTACAGGAACCTCGAAACCGTCTTCGTTGACGAGATCAACCAGTTGAAGGGCTAG
- a CDS encoding NADH-quinone oxidoreductase subunit J: protein MGLHAFMFFYFAVVAVVTALLAISRRSPVHSVLLLMPCFFHVAGIFVLLNAEFLAAIQILVPAGALMVLYLFVVFLFNLWKVKGRRIAHRQSLLAGMVVLVMAILMILLAVGSLFPGPFPEFALEMNPDNTLAVGGSLYTTFLFPFELASIVLLVVMFGAMVLAKREDVE, encoded by the coding sequence ATGGGTCTTCATGCGTTTATGTTCTTTTACTTTGCCGTGGTGGCGGTTGTGACCGCCCTGCTGGCGATCTCCCGACGGAGCCCGGTGCACTCGGTGCTTCTTTTGATGCCCTGTTTCTTCCACGTGGCCGGCATCTTCGTGCTCCTTAACGCGGAGTTCCTGGCAGCCATCCAGATCCTGGTTCCCGCGGGAGCCCTCATGGTTCTGTACCTGTTCGTGGTGTTCCTGTTCAACCTGTGGAAGGTCAAGGGGCGCAGGATCGCCCACAGGCAATCGCTCCTGGCCGGGATGGTGGTGTTGGTCATGGCGATCCTGATGATCCTGCTGGCCGTTGGGAGCCTGTTCCCCGGACCGTTCCCGGAGTTCGCCCTGGAGATGAACCCGGACAACACCCTGGCTGTGGGCGGCTCCCTTTACACGACCTTCCTTTTCCCCTTTGAACTGGCCTCCATTGTCCTTCTGGTGGTCATGTTCGGCGCCATGGTCCTGGCAAAGAGGGAGGATGTGGAATGA
- the nuoI gene encoding NADH-quinone oxidoreductase subunit NuoI, with protein MTNIFQTDLIKGLTLTLRYFFSRPVTLRYPEVYYDLPERFRGSQVLKRHEDGRERCVGCCLCAAICPSDAIFIETSEGEDHGKVVDSYEIDMGLCIYCGYCQDVCPVDAVFMGEDYELTLTDPGQLRICREKMLTKGDDPRYDRL; from the coding sequence ATGACAAACATATTTCAAACCGACCTGATCAAGGGGCTTACCCTGACCCTCCGGTATTTTTTCTCCAGGCCGGTGACCCTCCGGTACCCTGAGGTCTACTATGACCTCCCGGAAAGGTTCAGGGGCTCCCAGGTCCTCAAGCGGCACGAGGACGGCCGGGAGCGGTGCGTCGGGTGCTGCCTTTGCGCGGCGATCTGTCCGTCGGACGCCATCTTCATCGAAACCTCCGAGGGGGAGGACCACGGGAAGGTGGTGGACAGCTACGAGATCGACATGGGCCTTTGCATCTACTGCGGCTACTGCCAGGATGTCTGCCCCGTGGACGCCGTATTCATGGGTGAAGATTACGAACTGACGTTGACCGACCCCGGGCAACTCCGGATCTGCCGGGAAAAAATGCTCACCAAGGGGGACGACCCCCGATACGATCGCCTGTAG
- the nuoL gene encoding NADH-quinone oxidoreductase subunit L, with protein MTDAVVLVPLFPLLAVLVNLAFGRKMSESSVGVMASGAVGASFLASVLSVFGLAGMEAAHRTTEVVLYRWIGSGTFSADIGFLLDPLSSVMILVVTGVGFLIHVYSIGYMHHDGGFRRYFLYLNLFVFAMLLLVLGNSYLLLFVGWEGVGLCSYLLIGFWYHKDSAANAGKKAFITNRIGDFGFMLGMLLIVLNFGTLSFTRVFAAAPHQFHTGQPMVVLIALLLFIGACGKSAQLPLHVWLPDAMEGPTPVSALIHAATMVTAGVYMVCRSHVLYDLAPAALMVVAVVGCLTALFAGTIALVQNDIKRVLAYSTVSQLGYMFLAAGVGAYTAAIFHLMTHAFFKALLFLGAGSVIHALSDEQDIRKMGGLRKIMPRTYRTFLIASLAIAGIPPLAGFMSKDEILYSTFNFSHAGGARFLLWILGITTAFMTAFYMFRLVYKTFHGESRMDPEVEAHAHESPPVITVPLMILAFLAAVGGFLGIPVFLKANVMHNWLGPFFTAAARHGAEASHSVHSLAAELGLMVISVMVALGGIILAYVMILKRPAVTEEVHEDFKFLYDLFFNKWWVDEVYDRMVIRPLHWLGRIFWTIFDGKGIDGTLHGIAGGAQVSGRFLARLQTGFVQNYALTMAAGLVLVLIWAFF; from the coding sequence ATGACTGACGCTGTAGTCCTGGTCCCCCTGTTTCCACTCCTGGCCGTCCTTGTCAACCTGGCCTTCGGCCGGAAGATGTCCGAAAGCAGCGTGGGCGTCATGGCCAGCGGAGCAGTCGGGGCATCATTCCTCGCTTCCGTCCTTTCGGTATTCGGGCTGGCAGGCATGGAGGCTGCGCACAGGACCACCGAGGTGGTCCTCTACCGGTGGATCGGTTCAGGCACCTTCTCCGCGGACATCGGGTTCCTTCTGGACCCCCTGTCATCGGTCATGATCCTGGTCGTCACCGGAGTCGGCTTTCTGATCCACGTCTATTCCATCGGGTACATGCACCACGACGGAGGTTTCAGGAGGTACTTCCTCTACCTGAACCTGTTCGTGTTCGCCATGCTGCTCCTCGTCCTCGGCAACAGCTACCTGCTGCTTTTCGTGGGATGGGAGGGCGTGGGTCTGTGTTCCTACCTGCTCATCGGGTTCTGGTACCATAAGGACAGCGCGGCCAACGCCGGCAAAAAGGCGTTCATCACCAACCGGATTGGCGACTTCGGTTTCATGCTGGGGATGCTGCTGATCGTCCTGAACTTTGGGACCCTGTCCTTTACCAGGGTGTTTGCCGCGGCCCCGCACCAGTTCCACACCGGTCAACCCATGGTTGTTCTCATCGCCCTGCTCCTCTTTATCGGCGCCTGCGGAAAATCGGCGCAGCTGCCGCTCCACGTGTGGCTGCCCGACGCCATGGAAGGTCCCACGCCGGTGTCGGCCCTCATCCACGCGGCCACCATGGTCACGGCCGGTGTCTACATGGTCTGCCGCAGCCACGTTCTTTATGATCTCGCCCCGGCGGCCCTCATGGTCGTGGCCGTCGTCGGGTGCCTGACAGCCCTCTTTGCCGGGACCATTGCCCTGGTTCAAAACGACATCAAGAGGGTGCTGGCCTACTCGACCGTCAGCCAGCTGGGCTACATGTTCCTTGCGGCCGGAGTGGGGGCATACACCGCGGCCATCTTCCACCTCATGACCCACGCCTTTTTCAAGGCCCTCCTCTTTCTCGGAGCGGGAAGCGTGATCCACGCCCTGTCCGACGAACAGGATATCCGCAAGATGGGCGGCCTCAGAAAGATCATGCCCAGGACCTACAGGACCTTCCTCATCGCCTCCCTCGCCATCGCGGGCATCCCGCCCCTCGCCGGGTTCATGTCCAAGGACGAGATCCTTTACAGCACCTTCAACTTCAGCCATGCCGGAGGAGCGAGGTTCCTTCTCTGGATCCTGGGTATCACCACTGCGTTCATGACCGCCTTTTACATGTTCCGCCTGGTCTACAAGACGTTCCACGGCGAGTCCCGCATGGATCCGGAGGTGGAGGCCCATGCCCACGAGTCGCCGCCGGTCATCACCGTGCCCCTCATGATCCTGGCGTTCCTTGCCGCGGTGGGCGGTTTCCTGGGGATCCCCGTTTTCCTCAAAGCCAACGTGATGCACAACTGGCTCGGGCCGTTCTTTACGGCAGCCGCCCGGCACGGGGCTGAAGCGTCCCATTCCGTTCACAGCCTCGCGGCCGAGCTGGGGCTCATGGTGATCTCGGTCATGGTGGCCCTGGGCGGCATCATCCTCGCTTACGTAATGATCCTGAAGCGTCCGGCGGTCACCGAGGAGGTGCACGAGGACTTCAAATTCCTCTACGACCTGTTCTTCAACAAGTGGTGGGTGGACGAAGTCTACGACAGGATGGTGATAAGGCCCCTGCACTGGCTCGGCCGGATCTTCTGGACCATTTTCGACGGCAAGGGGATCGACGGGACCCTGCACGGGATCGCCGGCGGGGCACAGGTTTCGGGACGGTTCCTGGCCAGGCTCCAGACCGGATTTGTCCAGAACTACGCGCTTACCATGGCCGCCGGGCTGGTCCTTGTCCTGATATGGGCCTTCTTCTAG
- a CDS encoding tetratricopeptide repeat protein produces MKCSHCNIEVPGDSLFCSQCGHRLVGSAEEMAVLSPAEKADHYLADGINLYHRGEFDKAIAMWDKALEELPGFGKAHYYKGLAFHDKGETSAAIEEFKQAEAVNPELASIHYRLGLSCYALGRLEESEKYFRKVESIIPNTPQIHYRLGLLHQNNAKLKEAAEELRKAIELNPKFARAMYALGIIYYQKGQLKDALETLNKVVDISPAYVMAYYWKGIVQYHKGNLADAVESFRQTLELSPNFTLAHYHAGTTLARKGKHQEAIHHFLKVRELEPKNSSAPFRLGESYVQLNMLDKAEEAFKTAMELDPDNAQAYFLLERVGELKRSGAMDF; encoded by the coding sequence ATGAAATGTTCACATTGCAATATCGAGGTTCCCGGCGACAGCCTTTTCTGTTCCCAGTGCGGGCACCGCCTGGTGGGAAGTGCGGAGGAGATGGCAGTCCTTTCCCCCGCCGAGAAGGCCGACCACTATCTGGCCGACGGGATCAACCTTTACCACAGGGGTGAGTTCGACAAGGCCATCGCCATGTGGGACAAGGCTCTCGAAGAGCTGCCCGGTTTCGGCAAGGCACACTATTACAAGGGGCTCGCTTTCCACGACAAGGGCGAGACCAGCGCCGCCATCGAGGAGTTCAAACAGGCCGAGGCGGTCAACCCCGAGCTGGCCTCGATCCACTACCGCCTGGGTCTTTCCTGTTACGCTCTGGGCAGGCTGGAAGAATCGGAAAAATATTTCCGCAAGGTCGAATCCATCATCCCCAATACCCCGCAGATCCACTACCGGCTAGGACTCCTGCACCAGAACAACGCCAAGCTCAAGGAAGCGGCTGAAGAACTGCGCAAGGCCATCGAGCTGAACCCCAAGTTCGCGCGGGCCATGTACGCACTGGGGATCATCTACTACCAGAAGGGGCAGCTCAAGGATGCTCTCGAGACGCTCAACAAGGTGGTGGATATCTCCCCCGCCTACGTCATGGCCTACTACTGGAAGGGGATCGTCCAGTACCACAAGGGCAACCTTGCCGACGCCGTTGAGTCCTTCAGGCAGACACTGGAACTTTCGCCCAACTTCACCCTTGCCCACTACCACGCGGGCACCACCCTGGCCAGGAAGGGCAAACACCAGGAGGCGATCCACCACTTCCTCAAGGTACGGGAACTCGAGCCGAAAAACTCCTCGGCCCCCTTCCGCCTCGGCGAGAGCTATGTGCAGCTCAACATGCTCGACAAGGCTGAAGAGGCGTTCAAAACGGCGATGGAACTGGATCCGGACAACGCCCAGGCCTACTTCCTGCTCGAGAGGGTCGGGGAGCTCAAACGGTCCGGGGCCATGGACTTCTGA
- a CDS encoding cation diffusion facilitator family transporter produces the protein MSSSSRMVIWAALTGNALIAITKFIASVVTGSSAMLSEGIHSLVDTGNQVLLLHGLSRSQKPPDDKFPFGHGKEVYFWSFVVAILIFAVGSGVSLYEGVHHIRHPAPVENPAVNYIVLGLALLFEGAAWIFALREFSRVKGRWGYLEAVSRGKNPSLFVVLFEDSAAILGLMAAFMGVFLGQVTGNPVYDGAASIVIGLILGGTAIWLAYETKGLLIGESANPEIVHGIRILAGAYPQVEAVNEVLTLHMGPDFILVNISLDFTDTVPAGDVERTLERLRTAIKDGFPQVKRVFAEPRKSVDQISSD, from the coding sequence ATGTCCTCATCATCCAGAATGGTCATCTGGGCCGCTCTCACCGGAAACGCCCTCATCGCTATCACCAAGTTCATCGCGTCCGTCGTTACAGGCAGTTCGGCCATGCTGTCGGAAGGGATCCATTCCCTGGTGGACACCGGCAACCAGGTCCTGCTTCTCCACGGACTGTCCAGGAGCCAGAAGCCACCGGACGACAAGTTCCCCTTCGGACACGGCAAGGAGGTCTACTTCTGGAGCTTCGTGGTGGCCATCCTCATCTTTGCCGTGGGTTCGGGCGTTTCCCTTTACGAGGGGGTCCACCACATCCGCCACCCGGCACCGGTGGAAAACCCCGCCGTCAACTACATCGTCCTGGGGCTTGCCTTGCTCTTCGAGGGAGCGGCCTGGATCTTCGCGCTCAGGGAATTTTCACGGGTCAAGGGCAGGTGGGGGTATTTGGAGGCGGTCAGCCGCGGCAAGAACCCCTCCCTCTTCGTGGTTCTGTTCGAGGACTCCGCCGCCATCCTGGGTCTCATGGCCGCCTTCATGGGAGTCTTCCTGGGACAGGTCACCGGCAACCCGGTTTACGACGGGGCGGCTTCCATCGTCATCGGTCTCATCCTCGGCGGCACGGCCATCTGGCTCGCTTACGAGACCAAGGGGCTTCTCATAGGGGAGAGCGCCAACCCGGAGATCGTCCACGGGATAAGGATCCTGGCGGGCGCCTACCCCCAGGTGGAGGCGGTCAACGAAGTCCTGACCCTGCACATGGGGCCGGACTTCATCCTGGTCAATATCAGCCTTGATTTTACGGACACCGTTCCGGCAGGCGATGTTGAGCGGACCCTCGAGCGCCTTCGGACAGCCATCAAGGACGGGTTCCCGCAGGTCAAGCGGGTGTTCGCGGAACCGAGGAAGAGCGTTGATCAGATTTCATCTGATTAA
- the nuoH gene encoding NADH-quinone oxidoreductase subunit NuoH, translating into MENAFIFILIILLKIVGIITVALGGVTVMNWVERKVCGHIQHRHGPLYVGPIGLFQPIADGLKLFLKEDIVPRDADKVLFLLCPLMAFVPALLTFAVIPVGPHLQVSDINIGLVYILSVSSLGVFGIVMAGWASNNKYALLGGLRSSAQMISYEITLGLSVIGVLMYSGSLSMTKIVLAQQGLWLGFIPKWFIIPQFLGFILFLVSAFAETNRLPFDLPEAETELVAGYFVEYGSLRWAMFMMAEYVAMISASCVMVTLFFGGWLPWPVIGPLVEGILPAGIVLYAMPVIWFLSKVAVFMFFFVWVRWTFPRLRYDQLMTLGWKVLLPLAIFNVFISGILRWAHIT; encoded by the coding sequence ATGGAGAACGCCTTTATCTTCATTCTCATCATCCTCCTCAAGATCGTGGGGATCATCACGGTGGCCCTCGGCGGCGTGACGGTGATGAACTGGGTGGAGCGCAAGGTCTGCGGTCACATCCAGCACCGCCACGGCCCCCTTTACGTCGGGCCGATCGGGCTGTTTCAGCCCATCGCCGATGGACTGAAGCTGTTCCTCAAGGAGGATATCGTTCCCAGGGACGCGGACAAGGTCCTTTTCCTGTTGTGCCCGCTCATGGCGTTCGTCCCTGCACTGCTGACCTTCGCCGTCATCCCGGTGGGTCCCCATCTCCAGGTCTCCGACATCAACATCGGGCTCGTCTATATCCTCTCGGTTTCCTCCCTCGGTGTGTTCGGTATCGTCATGGCAGGGTGGGCCTCCAACAACAAATACGCCCTTCTCGGCGGACTCAGGTCCTCGGCCCAGATGATCAGCTACGAGATCACCCTGGGGCTCTCGGTCATCGGGGTCCTCATGTATTCGGGCTCCCTCTCCATGACCAAGATCGTCCTGGCCCAGCAGGGTCTGTGGCTCGGCTTTATCCCCAAATGGTTCATTATCCCCCAGTTCCTGGGGTTCATCCTGTTCCTTGTGTCGGCCTTTGCGGAGACCAACCGCCTGCCCTTCGACCTCCCCGAGGCCGAGACCGAGCTGGTGGCGGGGTATTTCGTCGAGTACGGCAGCCTGAGGTGGGCCATGTTCATGATGGCCGAATATGTGGCCATGATCTCAGCCTCCTGCGTCATGGTGACCCTGTTCTTCGGCGGTTGGCTGCCATGGCCCGTCATCGGTCCGCTGGTGGAAGGGATCCTGCCTGCCGGTATCGTGCTGTACGCCATGCCGGTGATCTGGTTCCTGTCCAAGGTCGCGGTGTTCATGTTCTTCTTCGTCTGGGTCCGCTGGACCTTCCCCAGGCTGCGCTACGACCAACTCATGACCCTGGGGTGGAAGGTCCTCCTGCCCCTGGCCATCTTCAACGTTTTCATCTCGGGTATTCTGAGATGGGCCCATATCACCTGA